One genomic segment of Chitinophaga sancti includes these proteins:
- the fumC gene encoding class II fumarate hydratase codes for MEYRIEKDTMGEVQVPVDAYYGAQTQRSIDNFRIAQDINKMPKEIIQAFAYLKKAAALTNLDAGVLSQEKATLIGNACDEILAGKLDDQFPLVVWQTGSGTQSNMNVNEVIAYRAHVNNGGKLTDKDKAIHPNDDVNKSQSSNDTFPTAMHIAAYKMLIEVTIPGIKKLRATLAEKAEAFKHVVKIGRTHFMDATPLTLGQEISGYVSQLDHGLRAINNTLAHLSELALGGTAVGTGINTPKGYSENVAKHIANLTGLPFITAENKFEALAAHDAIVEAHGALKTVAVSLMKIANDIRMLSSGPRSGIGELHIPDNEPGSSIMPGKVNPTQCEALTMIAAQVMGNDVAINIGGATGHFELNVFKPVMIYNFLHSARLIGDGCVSFNDKCATGLEPIEANIKKHVDNSLMLVTALNTKIGYYKAAEIAQKAHKEGTTLKEMAVKLGYVKPEEFDAWVNPIDMVGEI; via the coding sequence ATGGAATATAGAATAGAGAAGGACACGATGGGCGAAGTTCAGGTACCAGTTGATGCATATTATGGTGCTCAAACCCAACGTTCTATCGACAATTTCAGGATAGCACAGGATATTAACAAAATGCCTAAAGAAATCATTCAGGCATTTGCTTACCTCAAAAAAGCAGCGGCACTCACCAATCTGGATGCTGGCGTTCTCTCCCAGGAAAAGGCCACGCTGATCGGCAACGCCTGCGATGAAATTCTCGCTGGCAAACTGGACGACCAGTTCCCACTGGTAGTTTGGCAGACAGGTTCAGGTACCCAGTCCAACATGAACGTAAATGAAGTGATCGCTTACCGTGCCCATGTAAACAATGGTGGTAAACTCACTGATAAAGATAAAGCGATACACCCGAATGATGATGTGAACAAATCACAGTCATCCAACGATACTTTCCCAACTGCTATGCACATCGCGGCTTACAAAATGCTGATCGAGGTAACCATCCCAGGCATCAAAAAGCTTCGCGCTACCCTGGCTGAAAAGGCCGAAGCCTTCAAGCACGTGGTGAAAATAGGCCGTACCCACTTTATGGATGCGACTCCACTTACCCTGGGTCAGGAAATTAGTGGTTATGTATCTCAGCTGGACCATGGTCTGAGAGCCATCAACAATACGCTCGCTCACCTGAGCGAACTTGCGTTGGGTGGTACTGCCGTAGGTACTGGTATCAATACCCCTAAAGGTTATTCTGAGAATGTAGCGAAACACATCGCGAACCTCACCGGCCTGCCTTTCATCACAGCTGAAAACAAATTTGAAGCCCTGGCAGCCCACGATGCAATCGTAGAGGCACATGGCGCCCTCAAAACTGTAGCAGTGAGCCTGATGAAGATCGCAAACGATATTCGTATGCTCAGCTCCGGCCCACGCTCCGGTATCGGTGAACTCCACATTCCTGACAATGAACCAGGTTCTTCTATCATGCCAGGTAAAGTAAACCCTACACAGTGTGAAGCCCTCACGATGATCGCTGCACAGGTAATGGGTAATGACGTAGCGATCAACATTGGTGGTGCTACCGGTCACTTTGAACTAAACGTGTTCAAGCCTGTAATGATCTACAACTTCCTGCACTCTGCACGCCTGATAGGCGATGGTTGTGTAAGCTTCAATGATAAATGTGCGACAGGTCTGGAACCAATCGAAGCAAATATCAAGAAGCATGTGGACAACTCACTGATGCTGGTAACTGCACTGAATACGAAGATCGGTTACTACAAAGCGGCTGAGATTGCGCAGAAAGCACATAAAGAAGGGACTACCCTGAAGGAAATGGCGGTGAAACTGGGATATGTAAAACCAGAGGAATTTGATGCGTGGGTAAACCCAATTGATATGGTCGGAGAGATTTAG
- a CDS encoding sensor histidine kinase, translated as MTKYTFDLLDFVFTELPVVYIFYGNYFILRKFLSTKKYALLVAGELFVFFSAAFLYFAFGTLIRPFEPPGTVPPYVFSELLLDTLWVYLIYGFFSFGYYFGMESVSNEKRLRIMEQEKARIEADRLKSEYAFLRAQINPHFLHNTLNLFYAKSIMVSEELSEGILTLCEIMRYSMATGEADVDTVPLSREIEHVQNVIKINQLRFSNRLQVIFDISGDMSDIRIIPLVIITLVENAFKHGELNNDQHPLVMQLKVSEEDGTIYFSTHNRKKRGPKELSNGIGMDNIKRRLDATYKNNYSLTTTDEADNYTASLWITVS; from the coding sequence TTGACTAAGTATACTTTCGACTTACTCGACTTTGTATTTACAGAGTTGCCGGTAGTGTATATTTTTTATGGAAACTATTTCATCCTCCGAAAATTTTTAAGCACAAAAAAATATGCATTGCTGGTGGCAGGTGAGTTATTTGTTTTTTTCTCTGCTGCATTTTTATACTTTGCATTCGGCACCCTGATCAGGCCTTTCGAACCACCGGGTACTGTTCCGCCGTATGTTTTCTCCGAATTATTACTGGATACATTGTGGGTATACCTGATCTATGGTTTCTTCTCATTTGGTTATTACTTCGGTATGGAGTCGGTGAGCAATGAAAAGCGACTACGAATCATGGAACAGGAAAAGGCAAGGATAGAAGCCGACCGGCTTAAATCGGAGTATGCATTTTTGCGGGCACAGATCAATCCCCACTTTTTGCACAATACCCTGAACCTCTTTTATGCCAAATCTATCATGGTGAGCGAAGAATTGTCAGAAGGCATCCTGACCCTCTGTGAAATCATGCGCTATTCCATGGCTACCGGTGAGGCAGATGTGGATACCGTACCCTTATCCAGGGAAATAGAGCATGTACAAAATGTGATCAAAATCAACCAGCTCCGGTTTAGTAACCGCTTACAGGTCATATTTGACATCAGTGGCGATATGAGTGACATTAGGATTATTCCTTTGGTAATCATTACGTTGGTAGAAAATGCTTTTAAACACGGAGAGCTGAATAATGACCAGCATCCATTAGTGATGCAGTTAAAAGTGTCGGAGGAGGACGGTACTATATACTTCTCTACACATAACAGGAAGAAAAGGGGGCCTAAAGAATTGTCTAACGGGATAGGTATGGATAACATTAAGAGAAGGCTGGACGCCACCTATAAAAACAATTATTCCCTTACTACGACTGATGAAGCGGACAATTATACCGCTTCATTATGGATCACTGTTTCCTAA
- a CDS encoding S41 family peptidase has protein sequence MMTRLLLTIILSSYLFPAIAQECACKSSLQYLIDKVAKNYIGFPDKVTTANEKQYHAFTDSLMKVSDTASMPVCFSILQKWTTFFQDKHLMVIVNRGGKHPMLDTYFPRKTPVKISLDPSFKILNDQTCLLTIPSARLEYKGIVDSLLVLHKDLLSKTSHFIIDVRENRGGSTLVFDNLLPYLYTNPIITEGAMVLATEENIHNLYEVTDYPNVSDSMKAVFKKEAAALKAHIGREYQLWNNDTTTMNQVFPYPQKVSLLINHNVGSSTEMFVLKARQSKKVKLFGTHTAGVVDYSDVVPYMMPCTLFAFGVPSSRTLRMPAEVIDNIGIAPNVEIPADTTDWVQYVVEHR, from the coding sequence ATGATGACACGACTCTTATTAACCATTATTTTAAGCAGCTATCTATTCCCGGCCATCGCACAGGAGTGCGCCTGTAAATCAAGTCTGCAATACCTGATTGATAAAGTAGCTAAAAACTATATTGGCTTTCCGGACAAAGTCACGACCGCCAATGAAAAACAATACCATGCATTTACTGATAGTTTAATGAAAGTATCAGATACCGCTTCTATGCCGGTATGCTTTTCCATTTTACAAAAATGGACTACCTTTTTTCAGGATAAACATCTGATGGTGATTGTAAATCGTGGCGGAAAGCATCCTATGCTCGATACTTACTTTCCCAGGAAAACACCTGTAAAAATTTCGCTGGATCCATCTTTCAAAATACTCAATGATCAAACCTGCTTACTCACCATACCCAGTGCACGGCTTGAATACAAAGGCATTGTCGATAGCTTACTTGTACTACACAAAGATCTACTGAGTAAGACAAGTCATTTCATCATCGATGTGAGGGAAAACAGGGGCGGATCCACACTTGTATTTGACAACTTATTACCTTACTTATATACAAATCCTATCATTACAGAAGGGGCCATGGTACTGGCTACAGAAGAGAATATCCATAACCTGTACGAAGTGACGGATTATCCAAATGTAAGTGATAGTATGAAAGCTGTTTTCAAAAAAGAAGCAGCTGCATTAAAGGCCCACATAGGTAGGGAATATCAGTTATGGAATAACGATACCACGACTATGAATCAGGTATTCCCTTACCCCCAAAAAGTATCGCTACTCATCAATCATAATGTAGGCAGCAGTACAGAGATGTTTGTATTAAAAGCACGCCAGAGTAAAAAGGTAAAACTGTTCGGCACACATACTGCTGGTGTAGTAGATTACTCTGATGTAGTGCCGTATATGATGCCCTGTACATTATTCGCCTTTGGTGTACCCAGCTCCCGCACACTCCGCATGCCGGCGGAAGTGATAGATAATATTGGCATCGCCCCAAATGTTGAAATACCAGCAGATACTACAGATTGGGTGCAGTATGTAGTAGAACATCGCTGA
- a CDS encoding enoyl-CoA hydratase/isomerase family protein, giving the protein MYQTINTTLENDTLFIYINRPDKMNALNQQVMAELALAIDEVYKDREIKSAVITGTGEKAFVAGADISEFLRLSPQQGIELANKGHMIFKRIEDCPKPIIAAVNGFALGGGCELAMACHFRIAATNAKFGQPEVNLGIIPGYGGTQRLTALIGKGKAMELMMTADMINAQDALSWGLVNHVVAPEELLTKTKEILAKIHAKAPLAIARVIKCANGALDKDIDGFELEINEFGACFATKDMQEGASAFIQKRPAVFIGE; this is encoded by the coding sequence ATGTACCAGACGATCAATACCACCTTAGAAAACGATACGTTATTTATCTACATCAACCGCCCGGACAAGATGAATGCCCTGAACCAACAGGTCATGGCAGAACTGGCCCTTGCTATTGACGAAGTATATAAAGACAGGGAAATAAAAAGTGCGGTCATCACTGGTACTGGCGAAAAAGCATTTGTAGCCGGCGCAGATATTTCGGAGTTTCTACGTCTCTCTCCACAACAAGGCATTGAACTTGCCAACAAAGGTCACATGATCTTCAAGCGTATCGAAGATTGTCCGAAGCCTATTATTGCTGCTGTCAATGGTTTTGCACTGGGTGGTGGTTGTGAATTGGCCATGGCCTGTCACTTCCGTATCGCTGCTACCAATGCAAAATTTGGTCAGCCAGAAGTGAACCTTGGTATCATTCCAGGTTATGGTGGCACCCAACGTCTCACGGCACTTATTGGCAAAGGCAAAGCAATGGAATTGATGATGACTGCCGATATGATCAATGCTCAGGATGCACTATCATGGGGACTCGTGAACCACGTAGTAGCACCAGAAGAATTACTCACAAAAACAAAAGAAATACTAGCCAAAATACATGCGAAAGCCCCGCTTGCAATTGCCAGAGTTATTAAATGTGCAAACGGTGCATTGGACAAAGATATAGATGGTTTTGAATTGGAAATCAATGAATTCGGGGCCTGTTTTGCTACGAAAGATATGCAGGAAGGTGCGTCAGCATTCATTCAAAAACGACCTGCAGTATTCATTGGAGAATAA
- a CDS encoding cobalamin B12-binding domain-containing protein: MVNPSQRPIRVLVAKVGLDGHDRGAKVIAAALRDAGMEVIYTGLRQTPEMVVSAALQEDVDAIGVSILSGAHMTVFPRIMAIMKEKGMDDVLLTGGGIIPETDMHTLHDIGVGKLFPPGTRTEDIASYINEWVATHRNF, translated from the coding sequence ATGGTCAACCCCTCTCAACGCCCTATCCGGGTACTCGTGGCCAAAGTCGGCCTCGATGGCCATGACCGTGGCGCCAAAGTAATCGCCGCAGCCCTGCGAGACGCCGGCATGGAGGTGATCTACACCGGCCTTCGCCAAACTCCTGAAATGGTGGTCAGCGCCGCCCTTCAGGAAGACGTAGACGCTATCGGTGTCAGTATTCTCTCGGGTGCTCACATGACCGTTTTCCCCCGTATTATGGCCATCATGAAAGAAAAAGGGATGGACGATGTGCTGCTGACAGGTGGTGGTATCATTCCGGAAACTGATATGCATACCCTGCATGATATCGGTGTAGGCAAACTATTCCCCCCAGGTACCCGTACAGAAGATATTGCCAGCTATATCAACGAATGGGTGGCTACACACAGAAATTTCTAG